Proteins from a single region of Planctomycetota bacterium:
- a CDS encoding glycoside hydrolase family 2 protein encodes MSMPVNQSLTGNAWQFRLVHVHPKELGTTHDQSEAPSDLIGRDVPATVPGQVHVDLLREGLIVDPTIGLNEKQVLWTGRADWTYQTTLAVDQATLDHEHVELCFDGLDTFAEVVVNGTTIGRTRNMHRRYRLDAKAALHLGDNDLTVRFAAPLPEIWQAEERQGPLPRQGGGSNPTQPHNAVRKMSCDMGWDWGPATPTSGIWRDVRLEAWSTGRLGDVRPIVTSAMDNEATVAIHADVEGRGTATAKLTSPDGVVFESKDGVITVDEPQLWWPWTHGDQPLYDLQVELHDGHAVLDRRTHRIGLRTVELITDSDADDAQWPVDGIANGSRMELRINGRSVYCKGANWIPDDVYPARVDRDRYRERLKQAASANMNMVRIWGGGLYESDGFYELCDEMGLMVWQDFLFACAAYSELDEVADEVEAEARDNVSRLCRHPSLVLFNGNNENLWGHRDWHFRGQSWPDSIGSRGWGAKYYFDVLPSAVADLAPGVPYWPGSPSNGGTLADFERTDRHPNDNEHGNRHIWNVWHGPGHYLGYVGHSPRFCSEFGFHGQPTWPAIEQSVPEDQRRWYSPTMRSHNKNGYDGTIGDGQDKSTTRLSDDFLVPDDFDEWLYLTQVAQARAMTVSLGWFRSLFPYNNGILIWQLNDCWPGSSWSLIDLDTHGIGRCKPAWYAVQRGFAPRVCNVMPRATQPLTGWDDDAGPLRAYLHNDHDAAWSGALRLRHITLAGDTLAETAVDFALAARSSHQIDVPDAWTATRRPDSFVLAEPDGGERSFWWFAADRDINSPTPRYTTTVDGERVTVTAETLVRDLCFFAERVDPAVASDSNCITLLPGEQHTFVASGDVPETSALTIPPVLRCVGRSTFDAE; translated from the coding sequence ATGTCGATGCCCGTCAATCAGTCACTCACCGGGAACGCCTGGCAGTTTCGTCTGGTCCACGTCCATCCGAAGGAACTCGGCACGACGCATGACCAATCCGAAGCCCCCAGCGATCTGATCGGCCGCGATGTCCCAGCGACGGTCCCGGGGCAGGTGCATGTCGATCTGCTGCGCGAGGGACTCATCGTCGATCCGACCATCGGCCTCAACGAAAAGCAGGTGCTCTGGACCGGGCGGGCCGACTGGACCTACCAGACGACGCTCGCCGTCGACCAGGCGACGCTGGACCACGAGCACGTCGAGCTCTGTTTCGACGGCCTGGACACGTTCGCCGAGGTCGTTGTCAACGGCACGACCATCGGCCGGACGCGCAACATGCATCGCCGATACCGGCTCGATGCCAAAGCCGCGCTTCATCTCGGCGACAACGACCTGACCGTCCGGTTCGCAGCGCCGCTGCCGGAGATCTGGCAGGCGGAAGAGCGTCAAGGCCCCTTGCCAAGACAGGGCGGCGGAAGCAACCCGACACAACCGCACAACGCTGTTCGCAAGATGAGCTGCGACATGGGCTGGGACTGGGGCCCGGCCACCCCGACCAGCGGCATCTGGCGCGATGTGCGGCTCGAAGCCTGGAGCACGGGTCGACTCGGCGACGTCCGACCGATCGTGACCTCTGCAATGGACAACGAGGCGACCGTCGCCATCCACGCCGACGTTGAAGGTCGTGGCACGGCGACGGCCAAGCTGACATCGCCTGACGGCGTCGTCTTCGAGTCAAAAGACGGCGTGATCACCGTCGACGAGCCACAGCTGTGGTGGCCGTGGACGCACGGCGATCAGCCGCTCTACGACCTGCAGGTCGAGCTTCACGACGGCCACGCGGTTCTCGATCGGCGCACGCATCGGATCGGCTTGCGCACGGTTGAGCTGATCACGGACTCGGACGCCGACGACGCGCAGTGGCCTGTTGACGGCATTGCGAACGGGTCGCGCATGGAGCTTCGCATCAATGGCAGGAGCGTCTACTGCAAGGGCGCGAACTGGATTCCCGACGACGTCTACCCGGCCCGCGTCGACCGCGATCGCTACCGCGAACGCCTGAAGCAGGCGGCGTCGGCGAACATGAACATGGTCCGCATCTGGGGCGGCGGATTGTACGAGTCGGACGGCTTCTACGAACTCTGCGACGAGATGGGCCTGATGGTCTGGCAGGACTTTCTCTTCGCCTGTGCGGCGTACAGCGAGCTGGACGAGGTTGCGGACGAAGTCGAGGCCGAGGCGCGCGACAATGTCTCACGCCTTTGCCGTCATCCGTCGTTGGTCCTGTTTAACGGCAACAACGAGAACCTGTGGGGCCATCGCGACTGGCACTTTCGTGGTCAGTCGTGGCCGGACTCGATTGGCAGCCGCGGCTGGGGCGCGAAGTACTACTTCGACGTGCTGCCGAGCGCCGTGGCCGACCTAGCGCCTGGTGTGCCTTACTGGCCCGGCAGCCCGAGCAACGGCGGCACACTGGCGGACTTCGAACGGACCGATCGCCACCCCAACGACAACGAGCATGGCAATCGGCACATCTGGAACGTCTGGCACGGACCCGGCCACTACCTCGGCTATGTCGGGCACTCGCCACGCTTTTGCAGCGAGTTCGGCTTCCACGGCCAGCCGACCTGGCCCGCGATCGAGCAGTCGGTGCCCGAAGATCAACGCCGCTGGTACAGCCCGACCATGCGGTCGCACAACAAGAACGGCTACGACGGAACTATCGGCGACGGCCAGGACAAGAGCACGACGCGGCTCAGCGACGACTTCCTCGTCCCCGACGACTTCGACGAGTGGCTGTACCTCACGCAGGTCGCACAGGCCAGGGCGATGACCGTCAGCCTCGGCTGGTTTCGATCGCTTTTCCCCTACAACAACGGCATTCTGATCTGGCAGCTCAACGACTGCTGGCCGGGGTCGAGCTGGTCGCTCATCGACCTCGACACCCACGGCATCGGCCGCTGCAAGCCTGCGTGGTACGCGGTGCAGCGCGGTTTCGCCCCGCGTGTCTGCAACGTGATGCCGCGGGCGACCCAGCCGCTGACTGGCTGGGATGACGACGCGGGTCCGCTGCGTGCGTACCTCCACAACGACCATGACGCGGCGTGGAGCGGCGCGCTGCGACTGCGGCACATCACGCTCGCCGGCGACACGCTTGCCGAGACTGCGGTCGACTTCGCTCTTGCTGCGAGGTCATCGCATCAGATTGACGTCCCCGACGCCTGGACCGCGACCCGCCGACCCGACAGCTTCGTTCTGGCAGAACCCGACGGCGGCGAGCGATCGTTCTGGTGGTTCGCCGCCGACCGCGACATCAACTCGCCGACACCGCGATACACCACGACCGTCGATGGCGAGCGTGTCACCGTGACCGCCGAGACGCTCGTCCGCGACCTGTGCTTCTTCGCGGAACGCGTCGATCCCGCAGTGGCATCAGATAGCAACTGCATCACGCTCCTGCCGGGCGAGCAGCACACGTTCGTGGCGAGTGGCGACGTCCCGGAAACCTCAGCCCTGACAATTCCCCCGGTGCTCCGATGCGTCGGGCGAAGCACGTTTGATGCGGAGTGA